The following are encoded in a window of Chloroflexota bacterium genomic DNA:
- a CDS encoding helix-turn-helix transcriptional regulator has product MAGAEAGLRFPEALRRARLARGLSYRDLAARCGLSHSFLSHIEKGERRPPRMAHVMAIATALDTVTPAFLLAALADRLGAEVAQLVMHLAQDATDGDPLPGALTEIGSPDAIEALAAAASQPDGEARVRRLLAFADLQFDADVLRLGFGDAANPVVLSVVGLPDPAARSECSD; this is encoded by the coding sequence ATGGCAGGCGCGGAGGCTGGGCTGCGGTTTCCCGAGGCATTGCGCCGCGCCCGCTTGGCGCGCGGGCTGTCGTACCGGGACCTGGCGGCGCGCTGCGGACTGTCCCACTCCTTTCTGAGCCACATCGAGAAGGGCGAGCGCCGCCCGCCGCGCATGGCGCACGTGATGGCCATTGCCACCGCCCTCGACACGGTCACGCCCGCGTTTCTGCTCGCCGCGTTGGCGGACCGCCTGGGAGCCGAGGTGGCGCAACTCGTCATGCACCTGGCCCAGGACGCGACTGACGGCGACCCGCTGCCCGGCGCGCTGACGGAGATCGGCAGCCCAGACGCGATCGAGGCGCTGGCCGCGGCAGCCTCCCAGCCGGACGGCGAAGCCCGGGTGCGGCGGCTCCTGGCCTTTGCCGATCTACAGTTCGACGCCGACGTGCTGCGCCTGGGCTTCGGCGACGCCGCGAACCCCGTGGTCCTGAGCGTGGTGGGCCTGCCGGATCCAGCCGCGAGATCCGAGTGTTCCGACTAG
- a CDS encoding SMP-30/gluconolactonase/LRE family protein — protein sequence MAAEFQGPAELWVDRLLSAEGPSMDAEGRLYVADSREHTLWRVSRHGGCEPFVRLAAPNGTAVHWNGDCYVTDLFGCRIARVTPSREVFTVVDEFEGGPLGGPNDLTFHPTGALYFTAPKGHYAQDPPPGRVYRLGPGGDVQLAADVAWPNGVNVNADGSVLYVADSHTGEALTYDIRADGTLANRGVLADLREGQDNWWAPDGMCLDVEGNLYVAVYGAYRVRRVTPEGEIDLDIPVGHEKPANCCFGGPDNDELFITCREGALYRVKIGIPGLPLFGP from the coding sequence ATGGCGGCGGAATTTCAGGGGCCGGCGGAGCTATGGGTCGACCGACTGCTGTCGGCCGAAGGGCCGTCCATGGACGCCGAGGGGCGTCTCTACGTGGCGGACAGCCGCGAGCACACGCTGTGGCGGGTGTCGCGCCATGGCGGCTGCGAGCCGTTCGTGCGGCTGGCGGCGCCCAATGGGACGGCCGTGCATTGGAACGGCGATTGCTATGTCACCGACCTCTTCGGCTGCCGCATTGCCCGCGTCACGCCGTCGCGGGAGGTGTTCACGGTGGTCGACGAGTTCGAGGGCGGGCCGCTCGGCGGGCCCAACGATCTGACCTTCCATCCCACAGGCGCGCTCTATTTCACCGCGCCCAAGGGCCACTATGCCCAGGACCCGCCGCCCGGCCGCGTCTACCGGCTGGGACCGGGCGGGGACGTGCAGCTGGCGGCCGACGTGGCCTGGCCCAACGGCGTGAACGTCAACGCGGACGGCTCGGTGCTCTATGTCGCCGATTCGCACACTGGCGAGGCGCTGACGTATGACATTCGCGCGGACGGCACGCTGGCCAATCGCGGCGTGCTGGCGGATCTGCGCGAGGGCCAGGACAACTGGTGGGCGCCGGATGGCATGTGCCTGGACGTCGAGGGGAATCTCTACGTCGCGGTCTACGGCGCCTACCGCGTGCGGCGGGTGACGCCCGAGGGCGAGATCGACCTCGACATTCCCGTGGGCCATGAGAAGCCGGCCAACTGCTGCTTCGGCGGACCCGACAACGACGAGCTGTTCATCACCTGCCGCGAAGGGGCGCTCTACCGGGTCAAGATCGGAATTCCGGGCCTGCCGCTGTTCGGGCCGTGA
- a CDS encoding ParA family protein: MTANTYAIANQKGGVGKTTTAVNLAAALAEREHRVLLIDFDAQGSTSRLFREEPASATIADVLMEGTAIESATVTTGRRGLMLMPGDRAMGEYVLGDQNVLRSRLASVMEAYAYVIIDCPPSLEGATLLALLTCDEVIVPVQCEYLALEGLVSLMEAMEGVRRMRDQGPRMRYLLTMFDRRNNLAWEVAREVQGHFGDQVAEAVIPRSVRLAESPGFRRTIFEHDPRGPAAVAYQAFAVEVERRGV; this comes from the coding sequence TTGACAGCCAACACTTACGCGATTGCGAACCAGAAGGGCGGGGTGGGCAAGACCACTACGGCAGTGAATCTCGCGGCAGCGCTTGCCGAGCGGGAGCATCGCGTGTTGCTGATCGACTTCGACGCCCAGGGAAGCACCAGCCGACTGTTCCGGGAAGAGCCTGCGTCAGCGACGATTGCCGACGTGCTTATGGAAGGAACCGCGATCGAGAGCGCGACGGTGACGACCGGGCGCCGCGGCTTGATGCTCATGCCGGGGGATCGAGCAATGGGGGAGTACGTGCTGGGCGACCAGAATGTCCTGCGGAGCCGCTTGGCCAGCGTCATGGAGGCCTACGCGTACGTCATTATCGACTGCCCACCGTCGTTGGAGGGCGCCACACTGCTCGCGCTGCTGACATGCGACGAGGTGATCGTTCCGGTGCAGTGCGAATACCTGGCATTGGAAGGGCTGGTGAGCCTGATGGAAGCCATGGAAGGCGTGCGGCGAATGCGCGACCAGGGCCCGCGGATGCGGTATCTCCTGACAATGTTCGACCGCCGCAATAATCTGGCGTGGGAGGTGGCGCGCGAGGTGCAGGGGCATTTTGGCGATCAGGTGGCGGAGGCGGTGATTCCCCGGAGCGTGCGGCTGGCGGAGTCGCCCGGGTTCCGTCGAACGATCTTCGAGCACGATCCCAGAGGGCCCGCAGCGGTCGCCTATCAGGCGTTCGCGGTCGAGGTGGAGCGGCGTGGCGTCTAG
- a CDS encoding ParB/RepB/Spo0J family partition protein, whose product MASRRALGRGLENVFADTLGARRSVPLSSIEPNPRQPRQRVGEQDLEGLAASIRRHGVLQPVMVSARDDHPGRYLLVAGERRWRAARLAGLREVPATIVTVDDRRQLELALVENLQRTDLDPLDRSEAYRVMLEEFEVTQEGVAEALGVSRSSVANALRLLNLDDASLDALRAGEISEGHARALLRVADVAARRRLLAAIKNDGLSVREAERRAAAGDGEDRSREAPASRSPTEAEIAWNREVGSVLERIQRNLGTRVRLRGGERRGRIVLEYYSEEELAQLIDRLTVA is encoded by the coding sequence GTGGCGTCTAGACGGGCTCTTGGTCGCGGGCTGGAGAATGTGTTCGCCGACACGCTCGGCGCCCGGCGCTCGGTGCCGCTGAGCAGCATTGAGCCGAACCCACGGCAGCCGCGGCAGAGGGTCGGCGAGCAGGATCTTGAAGGGCTGGCGGCGTCGATTCGGCGGCATGGCGTGCTGCAGCCGGTCATGGTGAGCGCGCGCGACGATCACCCGGGCCGCTACCTCCTGGTGGCGGGCGAGCGCCGGTGGCGGGCGGCGAGGTTGGCGGGCCTGCGTGAGGTGCCGGCGACGATTGTGACGGTGGACGACCGCCGGCAGTTGGAGCTGGCGCTGGTGGAGAACTTGCAGCGAACGGACCTGGATCCGCTGGACCGCTCGGAGGCCTACCGCGTCATGCTGGAGGAGTTCGAGGTGACCCAGGAAGGGGTGGCGGAGGCGTTGGGCGTGAGCCGGTCATCGGTGGCGAACGCCCTGCGGCTCCTCAACCTCGATGACGCGTCGCTGGATGCGTTGCGTGCGGGTGAGATCAGCGAGGGTCATGCACGGGCGCTGCTGCGCGTGGCCGACGTGGCGGCGCGGAGGCGCCTGCTCGCGGCGATCAAGAACGATGGGCTGTCGGTCCGGGAAGCGGAGCGACGGGCGGCAGCCGGAGACGGAGAGGATCGGTCGCGCGAGGCGCCGGCGAGCAGGAGCCCGACGGAAGCGGAGATTGCGTGGAACCGGGAAGTCGGCAGCGTGCTGGAACGGATCCAGCGCAACCTGGGCACGCGGGTGCGGCTGCGGGGCGGTGAGCGACGGGGTCGAATCGTGCTGGAGTACTACAGCGAGGAAGAGTTGGCCCAGCTCATCGACCGGCTGACGGTGGCCTAG
- the dnaA gene encoding chromosomal replication initiator protein DnaA, whose translation MAEVLPNRTWEAALGVLQLEVPKAEYLAWFQGARLVEASDGEFVVGVPTIFAKEIVDRRYRDVVTRAASKASGRDVAVTIVVSPAATPVTPPALADPTPKASAPRPSVGLHPRLTFERFVVGTANRLAHAAALRVCEAPGHAYNPLFIYSGVGLGKTHLLHAIGHAIAARDPDARVLYVPCETFTNDLLHSIRTEDRGARARRFRERYRSVDVLLIDDVEFLSRTETSQEEVFHTFNALYSRGRQIVLSSDQPPSEIPRLFARLRSRFESGLVADLQAPDLDLRRAILETIAASEGARLPSDVADFLAHRVRRNMRELEGALRRTLIYAELSGLPLTPDTAARALDGLGAASHPRPIAARHVLDRTAAHFTVPLEDLSGSRRDAPTAHARQVAMYLLRNDSSLSLPEIGRTLGGRDHTTALHGCRKIERLIQLDDRLKNDIETIRAQLADIA comes from the coding sequence TTGGCCGAAGTCCTCCCCAATCGAACGTGGGAAGCCGCGCTCGGCGTGCTCCAGCTCGAGGTACCCAAGGCCGAGTATCTCGCGTGGTTTCAGGGTGCCCGCCTGGTCGAGGCGAGCGACGGCGAGTTCGTGGTCGGCGTCCCCACCATCTTCGCCAAGGAGATCGTCGACCGTCGCTACCGCGATGTGGTGACACGGGCGGCGTCGAAAGCTTCCGGTCGTGACGTGGCCGTTACTATTGTTGTCAGCCCGGCTGCGACTCCGGTCACGCCGCCCGCACTTGCCGACCCCACGCCCAAGGCGTCCGCGCCAAGGCCGTCGGTCGGCCTGCACCCGCGTCTCACCTTCGAGCGCTTTGTCGTCGGCACCGCCAATCGGCTCGCTCACGCCGCCGCCTTGCGCGTCTGCGAGGCGCCGGGCCACGCGTACAACCCACTCTTCATCTACAGCGGCGTGGGCCTGGGCAAGACCCATCTGCTACATGCCATCGGCCACGCGATCGCGGCCCGCGACCCCGACGCCCGCGTGCTTTACGTCCCCTGCGAGACGTTCACCAACGACCTGCTGCACTCGATCCGCACCGAGGATCGCGGCGCCCGCGCACGCCGCTTTCGCGAGCGCTATCGCTCGGTCGACGTGCTGCTGATCGACGACGTCGAGTTCCTGTCGCGGACGGAGACCTCACAGGAAGAGGTCTTCCATACGTTCAACGCGCTGTATTCACGCGGTCGCCAGATCGTGCTCAGCAGCGACCAGCCGCCGTCGGAGATTCCCCGTCTCTTCGCGCGCTTGCGCAGCCGGTTCGAGTCCGGCTTGGTCGCCGATCTGCAGGCGCCGGACCTCGATCTCCGTCGGGCGATCCTGGAGACCATCGCCGCGAGCGAGGGCGCCCGACTGCCGTCCGACGTGGCGGACTTCCTGGCGCACCGCGTGCGCCGGAACATGCGCGAGCTTGAAGGCGCCCTTCGTCGCACCCTGATCTATGCCGAGCTGAGCGGCTTGCCGCTGACGCCGGACACGGCGGCTCGCGCCCTCGACGGCCTGGGCGCCGCGTCGCACCCGCGCCCGATCGCCGCGCGCCACGTGCTCGACCGCACCGCGGCGCACTTTACCGTGCCGCTCGAGGATCTCTCCGGGTCTCGCCGGGATGCCCCCACCGCCCACGCCCGCCAGGTGGCCATGTATCTCCTTCGCAACGACTCCTCCCTTTCGCTGCCGGAGATTGGCCGAACCCTCGGCGGCCGCGACCACACCACCGCGCTTCACGGCTGCCGCAAGATTGAGCGGCTCATCCAACTTGACGACCGTCTCAAGAACGACATCGAGACCATTCGCGCCCAGCTCGCGGACATCGCCTAG
- a CDS encoding chloramphenicol phosphotransferase has protein sequence MTSAEPPAMGQIVILNGAPRSGKSSIAAVIQDTFDGPWMSLGVDVHMSGVMPRRYSPGIGLRPGGERPDLEPLVARFYAALYESIAAHSRQGLNVVSDFGHHDGFAVPRGILPDCARRLRGLPVLLVGVRCPIEVILERRRATGWGESRSEGFSESGAERWQREVHQPGIYDLEVDTSAMSPRECAQAIRQRLDAGRLPTAMQRLAAMPSGPP, from the coding sequence ATGACGTCTGCCGAGCCGCCGGCCATGGGCCAGATCGTCATCCTCAACGGCGCCCCACGGTCGGGAAAGTCCAGCATCGCCGCCGTGATCCAGGACACCTTCGACGGACCGTGGATGAGCCTGGGCGTGGACGTCCACATGTCCGGCGTCATGCCGCGGCGCTATTCGCCGGGGATCGGGCTGCGCCCTGGAGGCGAGCGTCCGGACCTCGAGCCGCTCGTCGCGCGGTTCTACGCCGCACTCTACGAGTCCATCGCCGCCCACAGCCGCCAGGGTCTGAACGTCGTATCGGACTTCGGCCACCACGACGGCTTCGCCGTGCCGCGGGGAATCCTGCCCGACTGCGCCCGGCGGCTGCGCGGCCTGCCCGTGCTTCTTGTCGGCGTGCGCTGCCCAATCGAGGTCATTCTGGAGCGCCGTCGAGCCACGGGCTGGGGCGAGAGCCGGTCGGAGGGTTTCTCCGAGTCAGGCGCGGAACGCTGGCAGCGTGAAGTCCACCAGCCCGGTATCTACGACCTCGAAGTCGACACGTCCGCGATGAGTCCCCGGGAGTGCGCCCAGGCCATCCGCCAGCGCCTGGACGCCGGTCGTCTGCCCACGGCCATGCAGCGGCTTGCCGCCATGCCCTCGGGGCCGCCGTGA
- a CDS encoding SDR family NAD(P)-dependent oxidoreductase: MTAERDGVLAGQTAIVTGGNRGIGKGIARAFAMAGADVLLTARDAELLAATVAELEAYGGVVVGVPSDVQVEADVERVFAEAAARFERLDVLVNNAGLSLPAPLHEHALDTWQTVIGTNLTGAFLCTRAAMRLMRPQGRGRIINIASISAQRVRPESAAYSASKFGLWGLTQVTSLEGRDHGISACCINPGNTRVERREEIDTEENREPMMGVESVAQVALTIASLPPHVQLLEATVLPLQQPFIGRG, from the coding sequence ATGACAGCTGAGAGAGACGGCGTGCTGGCGGGCCAGACGGCGATCGTTACCGGAGGAAATCGCGGCATCGGCAAGGGCATTGCGCGCGCATTCGCCATGGCCGGCGCCGATGTGCTGCTGACAGCGCGCGACGCGGAGCTGCTCGCGGCGACCGTCGCCGAGCTGGAGGCCTACGGCGGCGTGGTGGTGGGCGTCCCGTCGGACGTGCAGGTCGAAGCGGACGTCGAGCGGGTCTTCGCCGAGGCCGCCGCTCGCTTCGAGCGGCTGGACGTCCTGGTCAACAACGCGGGTCTTTCGCTGCCGGCGCCGTTGCACGAGCACGCGCTCGACACCTGGCAAACGGTCATTGGGACCAATCTCACGGGAGCGTTCCTCTGCACGCGGGCGGCCATGCGCCTGATGCGCCCGCAGGGTCGCGGACGCATCATCAACATCGCCAGCATCTCGGCGCAGCGGGTGCGGCCCGAGTCCGCCGCCTACAGCGCCAGCAAGTTCGGCTTGTGGGGGCTCACCCAGGTCACGTCCCTCGAAGGCCGCGACCACGGCATCTCCGCCTGCTGCATCAACCCGGGCAATACGCGCGTGGAGCGGCGGGAAGAGATCGACACCGAGGAGAACCGCGAGCCGATGATGGGCGTGGAGTCGGTGGCCCAGGTCGCGCTGACCATAGCGTCGCTGCCGCCGCACGTTCAGTTGCTGGAGGCCACGGTGCTGCCGCTCCAGCAACCGTTCATCGGCCGCGGGTAG
- a CDS encoding thiamine pyrophosphate-binding protein, translating into MPQLTGGQAVVSGLRRAGIDTLFGIPGVHNGGLYDALLDAPDLRLVITRHEQGAAFMADGYARASGRTACVVTITGPGITNASTGLAEAYGESSPVLHIATALGVRSEPAETGELHELRDQSGLLRALVAHHELVETVADIPHAIHRGLRAMADVRPGPVSIEVPLDLLTDTGEVAAPEPLQVVPRAPSPEDVDRAAALLAEANAPLLFLGSGAMDAGPEAAALAERLHAPVLTAQTGKGAIPESHPLALGCKNRRDESLYEFLRTRDLILVVGCRLGARMTEDGRMPLAHTVIQVDRDADALGRWHPVSVALHADAATALGELLEALPDQPARGDAGVEAQVDELRRLPQDALDDPRSAAILGALREVLPADAVLVNDMTLTSYHAATLFPVDLPRSYMFPIYFGTLGFSLPAAIGAQIACPDRPVVSLSGDGGFLFTSEELNTAMRETVPVVAVVFNDQSYGAIDGHFRNIFGGRSVDVRLRNPDFVALGRAYGAHAESVDRPDALAQAVARALGRSGPTLIEYRLAPVSP; encoded by the coding sequence ATGCCGCAGCTCACCGGCGGGCAAGCCGTTGTCTCCGGGTTGCGCCGGGCCGGGATCGACACGCTCTTCGGCATTCCGGGCGTGCACAACGGCGGGCTGTATGACGCGCTGCTGGACGCGCCCGATCTGCGGCTGGTGATTACGCGTCACGAGCAGGGCGCGGCCTTCATGGCCGACGGCTACGCGCGAGCCTCGGGCCGCACCGCGTGCGTGGTCACGATCACCGGACCGGGGATCACCAATGCCTCGACCGGGTTGGCCGAGGCCTACGGCGAGTCGTCACCCGTCTTGCATATCGCCACCGCCCTGGGCGTGCGGTCGGAGCCGGCGGAGACCGGCGAGCTGCACGAGCTGCGCGACCAATCGGGTCTGCTGCGGGCGCTGGTGGCCCATCACGAACTCGTGGAAACCGTGGCCGATATCCCGCATGCGATTCACCGAGGCCTGCGGGCCATGGCGGACGTCCGGCCCGGACCGGTGAGCATCGAGGTTCCGCTCGACCTGCTGACCGACACCGGCGAGGTTGCGGCGCCGGAGCCGCTGCAGGTCGTGCCCCGTGCCCCCTCACCGGAGGACGTGGACCGCGCCGCGGCGTTGCTCGCCGAGGCCAACGCGCCTCTGCTCTTCCTGGGCAGCGGCGCCATGGACGCGGGCCCGGAGGCCGCCGCTCTGGCCGAACGCCTGCACGCCCCGGTCCTGACCGCGCAAACCGGCAAGGGCGCGATCCCGGAATCCCATCCGCTGGCCCTGGGCTGCAAGAACCGCCGCGACGAGAGTCTCTACGAGTTCCTGCGCACGCGGGATCTCATCCTCGTCGTCGGTTGCCGACTGGGCGCGCGCATGACCGAGGACGGGCGCATGCCCCTGGCGCACACGGTGATCCAGGTCGACCGCGACGCCGACGCGCTGGGGCGCTGGCACCCCGTCAGCGTGGCGCTGCACGCCGACGCCGCCACGGCGCTCGGCGAGCTGCTGGAAGCGCTGCCCGACCAGCCGGCGCGGGGAGACGCCGGCGTCGAAGCTCAGGTGGACGAGCTGCGCCGCCTGCCGCAGGACGCCCTGGACGATCCCCGCTCCGCGGCCATCCTGGGCGCGCTGCGGGAGGTGCTGCCCGCAGACGCGGTGCTGGTCAACGACATGACGCTCACCAGCTACCACGCGGCCACGCTCTTTCCGGTCGACCTCCCGCGCTCATATATGTTCCCGATCTACTTCGGCACGCTGGGCTTCAGCCTGCCCGCCGCGATCGGCGCGCAGATCGCCTGCCCCGACCGGCCCGTGGTTTCGCTGAGCGGCGACGGCGGGTTTCTGTTCACGTCCGAGGAGTTGAACACCGCCATGCGCGAGACCGTGCCGGTGGTGGCGGTGGTGTTCAACGACCAGTCCTACGGCGCCATCGACGGGCACTTTCGAAACATCTTCGGCGGCCGCAGCGTGGACGTGCGGCTGCGGAATCCGGACTTCGTGGCCCTGGGTCGGGCCTATGGGGCACACGCCGAGTCCGTGGACCGTCCCGACGCGCTGGCACAGGCGGTCGCCCGCGCCCTTGGGCGATCGGGCCCCACGCTGATCGAATATCGCCTCGCTCCGGTTTCTCCATGA
- a CDS encoding mannonate dehydratase: protein MIKLGLRYASTSREHLQLVRQLGVEGGTLRWIRFPGAEATGGRVDRDGFRALLDRFAEFDLALGGMELSRPLIQGVLHGDSERAPAELDALCETVRLLGDHGIDLLTCGFAIAHADEGQHDWRGYRDEPLGRAGAVLRTFDAARLDAGDLVTWGGPGADGPRVPEDEVWRRLDRFMDVVLPVARAAGVRLGFHPNDPPLPVYRGVAQPFATPEGLGVLLDRYADPGVGLLFCLGTLQESGGDMTGALRRFGAQGKLFAIHFRNVRGTVPRFHEVFPDEGDFDAAAHMRLLHQAGFDGYVMPDHYPGVLGDTPDNDLSRAWCLGYLRALIQSTA from the coding sequence ATGATCAAGCTCGGCCTGCGCTACGCCTCGACCTCCCGCGAGCACCTGCAGCTCGTGCGGCAGCTGGGCGTCGAGGGCGGCACGCTGCGCTGGATCCGCTTTCCCGGGGCGGAGGCCACCGGCGGCCGCGTGGATCGGGACGGGTTTCGGGCGCTGCTGGACCGCTTCGCCGAGTTCGACCTGGCGCTGGGCGGCATGGAACTCAGCCGTCCCCTAATCCAGGGCGTCCTGCACGGGGACTCGGAGCGAGCCCCCGCCGAGCTCGACGCCCTCTGCGAAACCGTCCGCCTGCTGGGCGATCACGGCATCGACCTGCTTACCTGCGGCTTCGCCATCGCCCATGCCGACGAGGGGCAGCACGATTGGCGCGGCTATCGCGACGAGCCGCTGGGCCGCGCCGGCGCCGTGCTGCGCACCTTCGACGCCGCCCGCCTCGACGCCGGCGACCTCGTCACCTGGGGCGGTCCCGGCGCCGACGGTCCTCGCGTGCCGGAGGATGAAGTCTGGCGGCGCCTCGACCGGTTCATGGACGTCGTCCTGCCCGTGGCCCGCGCCGCCGGCGTGCGGCTCGGCTTCCACCCCAACGATCCTCCGCTGCCGGTCTACCGCGGCGTCGCCCAGCCGTTCGCGACGCCTGAGGGGCTCGGGGTCCTGCTCGACCGCTACGCCGATCCGGGCGTCGGCCTGCTCTTCTGCCTGGGCACCCTGCAGGAGTCCGGCGGCGACATGACCGGCGCGCTGCGTCGCTTCGGCGCCCAGGGCAAGCTCTTCGCCATCCACTTCCGCAACGTCCGCGGCACCGTGCCGCGTTTTCACGAGGTCTTCCCCGACGAGGGTGATTTCGACGCCGCCGCGCACATGCGCCTGCTGCACCAGGCCGGCTTCGACGGCTACGTGATGCCCGACCACTACCCCGGCGTTCTCGGCGACACGCCCGACAACGACCTCTCCCGCGCCTGGTGCCTGGGCTACCTCCGCGCGCTGATCCAGTCCACCGCCTGA
- a CDS encoding formylglycine-generating enzyme family protein, whose product MGEGWGEGKSGAARPDDPARLPGGSFLMGSNDPAGFPEDGEGPVRRVSVSAFRVGACAVTNAQFAAFVDATQHVTDAERFGWSFVFHLLVSEDVQRRHRQRPEATPWWVPVTGATWRCPEGPGSTLNGRHDHPVVHVSWRDAAAFAAWAGARLPTEAEWEYAARGGLEQRRYPWGDTLTPRRRHRCNIWQGEFPRRNTLGDGYLATAPVDAFPPNRYGLFNTAGNVWEWCGDWFHPTFHVQGPRENPAGPSTGTARVLRGGSYLCHRSYCNRYRVAARSANTPDSSAGNVGFRCVWPS is encoded by the coding sequence GTGGGAGAGGGTTGGGGTGAGGGGAAATCCGGCGCCGCGCGCCCGGACGACCCCGCCCGCCTGCCCGGCGGCTCATTCCTGATGGGCTCCAACGACCCCGCCGGCTTTCCGGAGGACGGGGAGGGCCCCGTGCGCCGGGTGTCGGTGAGCGCCTTCCGCGTGGGTGCCTGCGCGGTGACCAACGCCCAGTTCGCCGCATTCGTCGACGCGACGCAACACGTCACCGACGCCGAGCGCTTCGGCTGGTCCTTCGTCTTCCACCTGCTCGTGTCCGAGGACGTCCAGCGGCGTCACCGCCAGCGCCCCGAGGCCACGCCCTGGTGGGTGCCGGTAACCGGCGCCACGTGGCGATGCCCCGAAGGCCCGGGAAGCACGCTGAACGGCCGCCATGACCACCCGGTGGTGCATGTGTCCTGGCGCGACGCGGCAGCCTTCGCCGCCTGGGCCGGCGCTCGCCTGCCGACGGAGGCCGAGTGGGAATACGCCGCGCGAGGCGGCCTGGAGCAGCGGCGCTATCCCTGGGGCGACACGCTCACCCCCCGCCGGCGGCACCGCTGCAATATCTGGCAGGGCGAGTTTCCGCGGCGCAACACGCTCGGCGACGGGTATCTCGCCACCGCGCCGGTGGACGCGTTCCCGCCGAACCGCTACGGCCTGTTCAACACCGCCGGCAACGTGTGGGAGTGGTGCGGCGACTGGTTCCACCCCACGTTTCACGTCCAGGGCCCGCGCGAGAACCCCGCGGGCCCGTCCACCGGCACTGCGCGGGTGTTGCGCGGCGGCTCGTACCTGTGCCATCGCTCCTACTGCAACCGCTATCGCGTCGCCGCGCGCAGCGCCAACACGCCGGACAGCTCGGCAGGAAACGTCGGCTTCCGCTGCGTCTGGCCGTCATGA
- a CDS encoding OsmC family peroxiredoxin, with protein sequence MADITRRADAVWTGNLVEGNGEFSVGSGAIATQGVTWAARTEEPEGKTSPEELIAAAHASCYAMALSHTLTEAGHPPTRLEVSAVVTFAPKPGGGMMVASSALTVRGTVDGLDADGFADLAAQGEAGCPISNALRDNIEITLDAALAG encoded by the coding sequence ATGGCTGACATCACACGACGCGCGGACGCGGTGTGGACCGGCAATCTCGTCGAAGGCAACGGGGAGTTCTCGGTCGGCAGCGGCGCAATCGCGACCCAGGGCGTCACCTGGGCCGCGCGCACCGAGGAGCCCGAAGGCAAAACCAGCCCCGAGGAGCTGATCGCCGCGGCGCACGCCAGCTGCTACGCCATGGCGCTCTCGCACACGCTCACCGAGGCCGGGCACCCGCCCACGCGGCTCGAGGTATCGGCGGTGGTGACGTTCGCCCCCAAGCCGGGCGGCGGCATGATGGTGGCCTCGAGCGCGCTCACCGTGCGCGGCACAGTGGACGGCCTCGACGCCGACGGCTTCGCCGACCTGGCCGCCCAGGGCGAGGCGGGCTGTCCGATCTCCAACGCGCTGCGCGACAACATCGAAATCACCCTCGACGCCGCGCTCGCGGGCTAA
- a CDS encoding VTT domain-containing protein, translated as MTASPASARTWLRRAAQILGLAAVFAIAVLAVVYSEQVQERFAGLGYLAVFVITIVAAATVILPAPGAVSVAAFGAVLNPWLVGLVAATGQTIGELSGYYIGWSGRGLVQNVRGYAAIKRWMDRHGVATLFVLAMIPNPVFDVAGMIAGASRFGVVKFVAASWPGRAIKNIGFAFAGALGIELLGLLGG; from the coding sequence GTGACCGCTAGCCCGGCTAGCGCCCGGACGTGGCTGCGGCGCGCGGCCCAGATCCTGGGATTGGCGGCGGTGTTCGCCATTGCGGTGCTGGCCGTGGTCTACAGCGAGCAGGTGCAGGAGCGGTTCGCCGGGCTGGGGTACCTGGCGGTCTTCGTCATCACTATCGTCGCCGCGGCCACGGTCATCCTTCCGGCTCCCGGCGCGGTGAGCGTGGCCGCTTTCGGCGCGGTCCTCAATCCGTGGCTGGTGGGGCTGGTCGCCGCAACCGGCCAGACTATCGGCGAGCTGTCCGGCTACTACATCGGCTGGAGCGGGCGCGGGCTCGTGCAGAACGTGCGGGGCTATGCGGCGATCAAGCGCTGGATGGACCGGCACGGGGTGGCGACGCTCTTCGTGCTGGCGATGATCCCCAACCCCGTGTTCGACGTGGCGGGAATGATTGCGGGCGCCAGCCGGTTTGGCGTGGTCAAGTTCGTCGCCGCCTCGTGGCCGGGGCGCGCGATCAAGAACATCGGTTTCGCCTTCGCCGGGGCCTTGGGAATCGAGTTGCTCGGGCTCCTCGGCGGCTAG